Proteins encoded together in one Balaenoptera ricei isolate mBalRic1 chromosome 2, mBalRic1.hap2, whole genome shotgun sequence window:
- the LYSET gene encoding lysosomal enzyme trafficking factor isoform X2: MMNFRQRMGWIGVGLYLLASAAAFYYVFEINETYNRLALEHIQQHPEEPLEGTTWTHSLKARLLSLPFWFWTVIFLIPYLQMFLFLYSCTRADPKTVGYCIIPICLAVICNRHQAFVKASNQISRLQLIDT; the protein is encoded by the coding sequence ATGATGAACTTCCGTCAGCGTATGGGATGGATTGGAGTGGGATTGTATCTGTTAGCAAGTGCAGCAGCATTTTACTATGTTTTTGAAATCAACGAGACTTACAATAGGCTGGCCTTGGAACACATTCAACAGCACCCAGAGGAGCCCCTTGAAGGAACCACATGGACACACTCCTTGAAAGCTCGGTTACTCTCCCTGCCTTTTTGGTTTTGGACAGTTATTTTTCTGATACCTTACTTGCAGATGTTTTTGTTCCTTTATTCTTGTACGAGAGCTGACCCCAAAACGGTGGGCTACTGTATTATTCCCATATGCTTGGCAGTTATATGCAATCGCCACCAGGCATTTGTCAAGGCTTCTAATCAGATCAGCAGACTACAACtgattgacacataa
- the LYSET gene encoding lysosomal enzyme trafficking factor isoform X1, producing the protein MVAFSEMPKPPDYSELSDSLTLAVGTGRFSGPLHRAWRMMNFRQRMGWIGVGLYLLASAAAFYYVFEINETYNRLALEHIQQHPEEPLEGTTWTHSLKARLLSLPFWFWTVIFLIPYLQMFLFLYSCTRADPKTVGYCIIPICLAVICNRHQAFVKASNQISRLQLIDT; encoded by the exons ATGGTGGCTTTCTCTGAAATGCCAAAGCCACCCGATTATTCAGAGCTGAGTGACTCTTTAACGCTTGCCGTGGGAACAGGAAGATTTTCGGGACCACT GCACAGAGCATGGAGAATGATGAACTTCCGTCAGCGTATGGGATGGATTGGAGTGGGATTGTATCTGTTAGCAAGTGCAGCAGCATTTTACTATGTTTTTGAAATCAACGAGACTTACAATAGGCTGGCCTTGGAACACATTCAACAGCACCCAGAGGAGCCCCTTGAAGGAACCACATGGACACACTCCTTGAAAGCTCGGTTACTCTCCCTGCCTTTTTGGTTTTGGACAGTTATTTTTCTGATACCTTACTTGCAGATGTTTTTGTTCCTTTATTCTTGTACGAGAGCTGACCCCAAAACGGTGGGCTACTGTATTATTCCCATATGCTTGGCAGTTATATGCAATCGCCACCAGGCATTTGTCAAGGCTTCTAATCAGATCAGCAGACTACAACtgattgacacataa
- the MOAP1 gene encoding LOW QUALITY PROTEIN: modulator of apoptosis 1 (The sequence of the model RefSeq protein was modified relative to this genomic sequence to represent the inferred CDS: inserted 4 bases in 3 codons) produces the protein MTLRLLEDWCRGMDVNPRKALLIAGIPQTCKXAEIEEALRSGLAPLSEYRLLGRMFRREENRNAALIGLPEETSHALVPKEIPGSGGAWRVIFKTPDPDNEFLSRLHEFLEGEGVTLGEFXRALGYGNDLFDLDQDVIPEVRAPMLAQALDEALQPALQHLKYKKLRVFSGSDPPEPEEEEFESWLFHATQMMKTWQVSDAEKRRRLLESLRGPASDIIRVLXINKPLITVPECLHALEQVFGVTDNPRVLQVKYLTTYQNDEKKLSAYVLRLEPSLQKLVERGAVEQDVVNQARLEQVIAGAVHSTRRRKFALSEDGSAPGLLHLLTLMKDEEAAEEEEEALLQAGLAGHFT, from the exons ATGACTCTGAGGCTCTTAGAAGACTGGTGTAGGGGGATGGATGTAAACCCGCGGAAAGCGCTGTTGATTGCCGGCATCCCCCAGACCTGTA GGGCAGAAATTGAGGAGGCTCTGCGATCTGGTTTAGCTCCCTTGAGCGAGTACCGACTGCTCGGGAGGATGTTCCGGAGGGAAGAGAACAGGAATGCAGCCTTAATAGGACTTCCTGAGGAGACGAGTCATGCTCTGGTCCCTAAAGAGATACCCGGAAGCGGGGGTGCCTGGAGAGTGATCTTTAAGACCCCTGACCCAGACAATGAATTTTTAAGCAGGTTACATGAATTCCTAGAGGGAGAGGGCGTGACATTGGGTGAGT ATCGAGCTCTTGGGTATGGAAACGACCTTTTTGACCTAGACCAGGACGTGATCCCAGAAGTGCGGGCTCCTATGTTGGCACAGGCATTAGATGAGGCTCTTCAGCCTGCCCTGCAACACCTGAAATACAAAAAGCTGAGAGTATTCTCAGGCAGTGATCCTCCAgagccagaagaagaagagtttgaatcctggctgttTCATGCCACTCAAATGATGAAGACATGGCAGGTGTCAGATGCCGAAAAAAGAAGGCGATTGCTAGAGAGCCTTAGAGGCCCGGCATCTGATATCATTCGTGTCCT AATAAACAAGCCTTTAATTACAGTCCCTGAATGCCTGCATGCTCTGGAGCAGGTATTTGGGGTTACCGATAATCCTAGGGTGTTGCAGGTCAAATATCTGACCACTTACCAGAACGATGAAAAAAAATTGTCTGCTTATGTACTAAGGCTGGAGCCTTCACTACAGAAACTGGTAGAGAGAGGAGCAGTTGAGCAAGACGTTGTGAATCAGGCCCGCCTGGAGCAGGTCATTGCTGGAGCAGTCCACAGCACACGGCGCAGGAAGTTTGCTCTGTCAGAGGACGGCTCAGCCCCTGGCTTATTGCACTTACTGACACTAATGAAGGATGAAGAGgcagctgaggaggaggaggaggccctcCTCCAGGCAGGATTAGCGGGGCATTTCACCTGA